In bacterium, the sequence ACGCTAAACATGCCGGGCGATCTGGTTGGCCTGCTGCGTGCGATCGCCTCCGCAATCCGCCTGTTTTTCTGATGCGCTGGAGCAAGCGCGATCGGCTTGACGAGCGCAAGCCGATCCTTAGGCTTGCCGCAGACGATTGATGGAGAAAAATATGAACACATCAAAAATTTGGCGGTTTGCCGTCGTCACGCTGGCGTTGCTTGTTCTCGCGGGCTGCCCGGATACGGGCGATGACGACGACGACGACGCGGCCTCCGGCGGCGAAGTCACGTCGGAGGACGGGCGTTTCACGGCGACCTTCGAGCTTTCACCTGACGATCCGGTGGCCGGCGAGAACGCGCTCGTCATGACGCTCTACGACGCCGGCGGGCAGACGATCGAGGGCGCTGACGTAACGGCGGAACCCTTCATGCCGTCCATGGGCCACGGTAGCGACGAGGAGCCGGCGGTTGAAGAGCTTGGCGGCGGCGTGTACCGCGTCGAGAACATCGTCTATACGATGGCCGGCGCGTGGGAACTCGCCATCGACGTCACCGCCGACGGCGTGTCCGATACCTTCGCGCTCGAATTCGACGTTACCTGAGCGCGCGGGGCGCCCCGCGCGAATCCCCCATGCATTTGTTCCTGGCCGCGACGGGCCTTGCGCTCGTCCTTTTCGGAGGCTACGCCGCGCCCGCGGCGGCGCAGCCGTGTTGCGCGGCGACCGGATCGGGTGACATCTTCGCGGTCGGGCCCGAGAGGCTCGCGTCTTTCACCGCCGAGTTGACCTGGGAGCATGGCGTCGGCTCGTACGATCGTGACGCGAAATACCACCCGTTCGACGGCGTGAGCGCCGACGATGTCATCCTCGCGCTCGGCGGCGGCATCCGTCCGCTCGGCCCGCTATCGCTCTGGCAGATTTATGGCAGCGTGCCCCTGCGTCACCAACGCCGCAAGCTTCGCGGTTTAGACGGCGCGCAGGCGACAGGCGTGGGCGACGTCACCGCCGTTGCCCGTTTTTCGCCTCTCGCGGATTTTCAACTTGGCCTTGATCGGCGGCCCAAGACGTGGATCCCGGATTTGCACTTGCAAGCGGGCGTTATCTTGCCGGCGGGCCGATCGCCGCACGATTCCCGCGAACCCACCGGCGTCGACATCATGGGCGCCGGCGCGTGGGGCGCGACGGCCGGCGCGAACGTGCGGAAATTTCTGGCCATGTCCTTCGCGCTCGGCGCGGGGGTTCAATACGATCGGCATTTTGAAACCCGGATCGGCGCCGCGGCCGCCGAGCGTTTTCGCCCCGGTGACGTGTTGACCTATTCCGCAAGCGCGCAATGGACACCCGCGCACGACTGGAACGCACAGGCCTTCGCGTCGCTTCGGCAGGCGTTCGCGCCCGAACTTGATCGCGAGCCGGTGAAGGACGCCGCCTCGTGGCGGCCGCGTTTCGGGCTTGGCGTCACGCGCGTGCTCGTCACGGCGAAATGGGAGGCCGCGTTGCGGCTGACGCTTGATCCTTGGTGGGACGGCGCCGCGTACAACGTGCCGTTCGCGGGTTCAAGCGTCTCCGCCGCCGGGCGGCGGCAATTCTAGGAACGGAATTTCACCGCCAAAACGCCATGCGCGCGAAGGGATCCATTCCCCTTCGTGTTCTTCGCGTCTTCGCGGTGAAAAAACCGTTCCAACCTTCCGGCCTGCTCACGACGACGGGCGATGCCGGTCGAGATCGTCGTAGCGGTTCGCGTGGATGATGCCGCGCACGCGGTCGCTGGCGAGGAAGTCGTGCGGGAAACCGAGTTCGATGCGGCTGGCCTCGTCGAGTCGGCGCATATGCTCGTCGGACAGCGTGAAGTCGAGATACCCGAGCACGCCGCGCATCTGCTCGGCCGTGCGCGGCCCAATAATCGGCAACATGACGCCGGGCTTTTGACGCACCCAGTTCATCGCCACCTGCACGGGCAGCACGCCCAGTTCCTCGGCCACCGCCTTCGCTTCCCTGGCGATCGACAGGTTGCGCGGCGTGACGCGGAAGTCGTTGATCTTCTGCCGCTTGGAACCGTCGTCGAGCTTCGCGTCGTCGTATTTGCCGGACAACAGGCCGCCGCCGATGGGACCCCACGCGCAGACGGCGAGATCCATCGCGTTCGCCATCGGCAACAGTTCGCGTTCGGGCGCGCGCTGGATGAGGCTGTATTCGATCTGCAAGCCCGCGAACGGCGTCCAACCGCGGAAATCGGCGATCGTATTCGCGCGCGAGACGATCCA encodes:
- a CDS encoding FixH family protein yields the protein MNTSKIWRFAVVTLALLVLAGCPDTGDDDDDDAASGGEVTSEDGRFTATFELSPDDPVAGENALVMTLYDAGGQTIEGADVTAEPFMPSMGHGSDEEPAVEELGGGVYRVENIVYTMAGAWELAIDVTADGVSDTFALEFDVT
- a CDS encoding aldo/keto reductase; the encoded protein is MRIKVFGRSGLRVSELCLGTMTFGEDWGWGASKEECRKIFEEYVERGGNFIDTANAYTNGSSEKIVGELVKSDRERYVIATKYTLVQRDGDPNAAGNQRKSLVAALDASLKRLGLDYIDLYWVHAWDSVTPTEEVMRALDDQVRAGKILYVGISDAPAWIVSRANTIADFRGWTPFAGLQIEYSLIQRAPERELLPMANAMDLAVCAWGPIGGGLLSGKYDDAKLDDGSKRQKINDFRVTPRNLSIAREAKAVAEELGVLPVQVAMNWVRQKPGVMLPIIGPRTAEQMRGVLGYLDFTLSDEHMRRLDEASRIELGFPHDFLASDRVRGIIHANRYDDLDRHRPSS